DNA sequence from the Sulfurimonas sediminis genome:
ATCTTACAAAGGGAACAAAAAGCAAAACAGCCGCCATCTGCATGGGCATAGGGATAAATGCTATAAAGAGACCTATAAGTACACCGCGTGAAATCATTTTACGGTTTGTTGCAAGATACTCTGGGGGTATTTTATATTTTTTTATCAGATCTTTGAGTTTTTTATGTTTGGAGGTTTTTTTTAAAGTTTTTCTTATCATCTCTGTACTTGTTTTCGATAAATTTGTTCCGGATTATAGCAGGAGAGAACTTATAAACAGCAGTGAAAAATGTTTTAGTGCAGGTCTGCACTCGGTTTGTCTATATAATAACCCTGCGATTTGTTTACACCCATTTCTATGAGTTTTTCATGTATCTCTTTTGTTTCAACATATTCTGCTATTGTTTTTATATTCATCTCTTTGGCAAAGGAAATGATGACGGAGGTCAAAACTTCCGAACTTTTGTTGTTCAGAATAGACTTGATAATGCTGCCGTCTATTTTGATAAAATCTGCCTGCAGTTTCATCAGGTATTCAAAGTTTGAGTACCCTGTGCCAAAATCATCTATGGCAATACGGCATCCGTAGGATTTCACTTTCTTGATAAAGCGTTCAACGGTGTCAAAGTTTTTTATACTTTCACTCTCGACAATTTCAAAAATAACTCTCTCTCCTATGCCATAGTTTTGCAGCATTTGAAAAATATATTCATTCATATTGTGATCCAGAATGTCTTCGATGGTTAAATTAATGGAAAAATCATAGGTATTGTCTTTAAACGCTTCAAAACTCTTTCTGATGACAATTTTTGTCAGTTTTTTATAAAGTTTGGCTTTTTTTGCAATTTCCAGAAAGTGCCATGGTGTTACAATGTTTCCTTTCTTGTCTACAAGCCGTATCAGTGATTCGTATTTGGTGACTGTACGCGTTTTGTTGTCCATAATAGGTTGAAAAAACATAATGATTCTGTTCTCCAAAATGGCATCTTTTATCTCCTGAATCCATTTTAGATTATTTTCATATTCTTCGTTGAGTGAGGCTTCATCATTGTAAAAAACGATGTTTTTTGACTCTTTTTTTGCAAGTTTGAGTGCCATATTTGCTGTAGGCAGGAGAAGTTCTGTCTCTTCAAAAGAGATACCGACTGTTATGTTTAAATAGATGTCATGGTCTTCAATGGTAAGAGGATGTTTGTGTATTTCGTCTATAAGTTTTGTGAGATTGTTTTTGAGAGTGTCGCGGTTTTTCTCTTTGGAGAGTAAAACAAACTCGTCACCACTGAGTCTGAAGAGTTTACATTCCGGATTTTTTTTAAGATTTTCCTGCAAAAATTCAGAAAATTTTATAAGAACCTTGTCTCCGAATTTTTCACCATAAAGATCATTTATCTGACTGAAAGTATCTATATTTATCAAAAGAAGCGAGAAATTGTTTATCTCCTTTTTTGCTTCTATCAATGCCCTTCTGTTTGGCAAACCTGTCAGAGAATCTGTGTAAAACATTTTGGTTAACTCATCCTGGGTATATTCCATGAGTTCATTGTGTTTTTCTTTGAGTTTTTCTTTTGTGTTGATATCTGTTTTACGAATAAAATATTTGAGTAAAAGATATATACCGCACAAAGCGGCAGTAACATTCAAAAAGAAAAAAACTTCCTGTGCAAGGGGTGGTATGGTGTGATTGTAATGTGTGATAAGAATAGGGTCTATGACGACTGACAACACAACCAGAGCTACAAATGAGTAGAGCCAGTACTGAGACTTTTGCTCCTTTTCATGAATAAGCGAGGCTATAGGGGCAAAAAATGCCCAAATCATGACATAGCTTCCCTGCGCGAAGCCTCCTAGGGTCCACATGAGCAGAAACGGTAAAATAAGAACCAGTAACATTTGGACTCTCTGAACGATTAACAAATTTTTATTTCGCTTGTAACACCAAAGGTTTACAAATGAGACACAAGAGTAAAAAAGAGGAATAAGTGCCGGAATATACTGTTCAAAAGCGATATAAATAAGAGCCCAGACAAGACTTACGGGCCCTATAATCATCGGCACTATAATAATAGACGCTTCTTTGAGTTCATCTTCACTGACCTGTTCAGTGTTAAGTAGTATATGTAAATAATGTTTATAGGCTTGAATCATTCGTTAACTTTTAATTTTTCAGTAATTATATCACAAATTTATCACAAGTATTGCTGAAACAGCTATTAAATTTTATTATCTGATTTATAAACAAAATGTGATAGAAAGGGGAGAAAATATGGTAAAATTAGATATATTAATTGAGGGAAGAAAATGTCATTTGAAAAGCTGGGAGTTTTTAAGCCGTTACTGGATGCTATAAAGGATTTGGGCTATACAGAGCCTACTCTGGTGCAAACAAGGGCTATCCCCTTGGTACTGGCAAAAAAAGATGTTTTTGCCACAGCACAGACAGGAACAGGCAAGACAGCTGCTTTTGTTTTGCCGATACTGCAAAAACTGAGAAAACCTGTGCAGGGCAAAGGAGTCCGTGCTGTTATACTTTCTCCTACACGAGAGTTGAGTATACAGATACATGATGATATTTCGGATTTATCAAAATATATGGAGATTCGGACAACAATTCTGGTTGGCGGCAAAGATTTGCAAAAGCAGCGTGAAGCCTTGAAAAAGGGAACGGAGATTGTTATTGCAACACCCGGACGCTTGCTTGAACATATAGAAAACGGTTTGAGTCTCAAAGATGTGGAGATTTTTGTGCTTGATGAAGCAGACAGAATGTTGGATATGGGTTTTACCAAAGATATCCGAAAAATTCATCCGCTTATGCCAAAGAGACACCAGACACTTCTTTTTTCGGCAACATTCAGTGACAAGGTACGCAGGCTCTCCAAACTTATTTTGACCAAACCGGCGTTTATCGAAACGGCGAAAAAGAACACAACCGTAGATACAATCAATCAGGTGGCTTATCTTGTGGATACTGAGAGAAAAGCTGAACTGTTGGCGTATTTGATAGGGTCTAGAAACTTTCCTCAGGTTTTGGTTTTTACAAGAACAAAAGCAAGTGCCGACAGACTTTTTGAAGAACTGCAAAAAGACGGACTAAAATGCGGGATTCTTCACGGAGACAGAACAAAAGCAAACCGCTTAAAAACACTCAAACAGTTTAAAGAGGGCAAAACAAGAGTATTGGTGGCAACCGATATTGCTTCACGCGGTTTGGACATAGAAGAGTTGCCCTATGTCATTAACTACGAATTGCCTTCAATCCCGGAGGATTATGTTCATAGAGTAGGGCGTACAGGGCGTGCCGGACGCGAAGGTGAGGCAATCTCTCTCATTGATATTTATGAAAAATATGACATAAAAGACATCGAAAAGCTCATAGGACAAAAAATTCCCCAGGAAGTGGTCGAGGGTTTTGAACCGGATCCTACGATACGAAGAAAAGATGTGGACGAAGTCAAACTCAAGGCGGAACATAAAAAACCTGAAAGTAAACGAGTTCGTCACTACAGTAAAAATACCACAGGCATACAGACGAAACGAAATCCAAAAAAGCGTAAGACAACCAAGAGGGACTAGTCTAGAATATTTGGCAGAGGCTTTCCTATATGATAGCCCTGGAGCATATCAATCCCAAGTTCTATAGCCTTGTTTTGTATTGTCTCGTCTTCTATATACTCGGCAATGGTTATAAGGTCAAGCTCTTTTGCCAAATTGATAATATTTTTAAAGAGTTTTTCATAATGTATGTCTGATGCAATATATTTGACTATGGAACCGTCAATTTTAAGATAATTGAGATTCAGTTTGATAACATTTGAAAGATTGGAATATCCGCTTCCAAAATCATCCATGGCAATTGTGATTCGGGCATCTTTTGCTTTTTGTATAAATTCACAGAGTGCATCAAAATTGTCAAACTCCTCACTTTCTAAAATCTCCAAGGTTAACTGTCCGGCAATATCTTCTTGGACTGCCTGTGTGAAAATGGCTTCGCAGAATTCTGAATTTTGAATATCCAAAGCGGAAATATTAAAAGAAAAGCTTAAAGAAGGGTTCTTTTTGGCTATTTGAATAACCTGTGTAAACATTTGCAGAGAGAGTTTATGATAAAGAGGTGTCTTTTTGGCTACATCCAGAAAATACCAGGGCGCAACAATCTCTCCGTTTTGCCTCTCGATACGCATAAGTGTTTCATATTTGATGATTTTGTGCTGCTTGACATCATATATGGGTTGCAGGTAGCTGTAGACTTTGTTATATTGCAGGGCATAATCTATATCATCCAAAATACGTTTGTTTTTTTTGTTGTGATTCATATTTTCATGATACAGGGCTAAGAGCATATTGTGCTGTTTTGCAAATTTCAAGGCTATTTCGGCATGAATAAACGGATTGGAACTCTCTACAACTTCTCCTATACCGGCTTTCATGCTGAGTGTAGTTTTGTATCCCTCACAGGTAAATTTTTGTTGATGCAGAGCAGAGAGTATATCTTCTGTTTTTTGCATAAATGTTTTTACCGCCATTGTCTGTGTGTTGACTATGCAAAACAAGTCTGCATGGAGTTTATACAGTTTCAGGTCTACAGGGATGTTTTTTTGCAGCAGTTTTGCAACATATCTCAGATATTCATTTCCGTAGGCATAACCGTAAATATCATTCAGCATACCAAAATGTTCAATATCCAAAATGGCAATAAAAAAGGGAGTGCCATTGTGGTTTTTAGTTAAGTCATAAACAAGTTTTTTGGCATTTTCAAGCTGGGTAAGTGCATCAACATTGTAAGCCTTTTTAATTTCGTCTGTTTTTTGTTTCACAATACTGTTTAAGCGTTTGACAACGATGAAGTTGAAAAACATATAAAACAGAATGATAAAAAATACAGGGACAATCAGATACAGAATTTTACTTAAAAGTATATGTTTGAGTGTGATGATGTCTTGAATATTGTAATCGGCACCGACAACATATTTTTTACCGTTTTTTGTCTGTTTAAGTATGTAGACACTGTAAAAGTCTCCCCACTTGTCTTTTGAATGATTAAAAAGAGGTTGGTTGAAGTTTGTCGTGTTAAAAAGCTCTTGCAGTTGCGGGTCTGTATATGTATCAAAAGAGTAGATGTCACTGCTGTTTTGTTCCAAATCTTTTTCTTTGGCACTTGAACTTGAAAATCTGATGATATTGTTTTTATCCCGGATGAAGGAGTATACATAGGCAAGACGGGTATTGCGGATAAACTGAGTAAGATTTTTAATATTTTCAAAATCTTGTGCATACGTAGGCTTGTTTGCAAGCAAATTATCATCATGATAGGTACTTTTCAGAATCAAAGGGACACTGTTTGCACCATGGAGCAGCTCTTGTCTAATATTTGCATGCAAGGCTTTTTCAGCCGTACTGTAAGAGTATAACCTGTAAAGAAAGAAAAAGAGTGTATATATGAGGATAAAAATAAGTAAGTTTTTGAAATTTATTAATTTTGAATTGAACATGTGGAATTATATTGTATAAAACTTTCTTATACTTTAAAATTAATGAATTTTCATGGAAAATTTAAGTAAAATATCAGTATTAAAAATAAAAGAGTAATAATGAATACAGAAGTAAAAGCAAAATATTTAAAAGATTATAAAAAGCCCGCCTATGCAATTGAGAGTGTTGATTTGCTGTTTGAATTATTTGAAGAAGAGACATTTGTTACAAACACTATGCAGATAAAAAAAACAGATGCAAGTGTGAATGATTTAACACTTGATGCTGTGAATCTGGAACTTTTAGAGCTTTCTTTAAATGATTTAAAGTTGCAGGAGAGCCGCTATATTATCGAAGAGGAAAAACTCACTGTTCTCAATGTTCCTGATGCGTTTGAGATAAAAATAAAAAACAAAATATATCCGCAAGACAATACAGAACTTGAAGGGCTGTATAAATCAGGCGATATTTTTTGTACCCAAAATGAGCCTGAGGGGTTTAGAAGTATTACACCTTTCCTTGACCGTCCTGATATTATGAGTCTGTTTACAACGACGATTCTTGCAGACAAAAAGAAGTATCCTGTTTTACTCAGTAACGGCAATAAAATTAAATGTCATGAAGATTTCAAAGAACGCCATGGGGTAACCTGGCATGACCCGCATCCAAAACCTTCGTATCTTTTTGCGCTTGTGGCAGGGAATCTTGGCAGTATAAGTGATGAATTTACAACAATACAAGGCAATAAAGTCGCGTTAAATATTTACTGTGATTTGGGAAACGAGCAGAAGTGTCATCATGCCATGCACTCGCTTAAAGCCTCTATGAAATGGGATGAAGAGAAATACGGGCGTGCCTATGATTTGGATATTTACAATATTGTAGCAGTTGACAGTTTTAACATGGGTGCAATGGAAAACAAGGGACTCAACATTTTTAACTCCGCCTATGTACTGGCAGATACCGATACAGCCACTGATGCCAATTTTATGGGAATAGAGAGTGTGATAGCGCATGAGTATTTCCACAACTGGACAGGCAACCGCATTACATGTAGAGACTGGTTTCAACTCACACTTAAAGAGGGACTGACAGTTTTTCGCGACCAGTGCTTTTCGGCAGATATGAATTCAGCACAGGTACAACGCATTGAAGATGTAAAAGCACTCAGAGAAAGACAGTTTGTCGAAGATGCTTCACCGACACGCCATCCTATTCAGCCGGAGTCTTATATATCTATGAACAATTTTTACACGGCTACGGTCTATGAAAAGGGTGCAGAAGTGATACGCATGGTTTATACACTTTTGGGTGAGAAAAACTACAGACAGGCGATGGATTTGTATTTTGAAACCTTTGACGGACAGGCGGTTACAACTGATGACTTTTTATGGGCGATGCATGAATGCGGTGATTTTGACTTGGAACTTTTTAAAAGATGGTACAAACAAAGCGGTACACCGCGTTTACATGTAAAGGAGTCTTTTGAAAATGGGACATATAGCATATTATTAACACAAAAAATTCCGGATGATGTTGACGGAAAAAAACAAAAGCCCTGTTATTACCCTTTAAAGATGGGGCTTTTAGATAGAGATGGCAGTGAGATTTTGGCAAAAACTTTGATAATATCGAAAGAAAGTGAAACTTTTGTATTTGAGAATTTAAAAGAAAAACCTGTACTTTCCATAAATCGGGATTTTTCCGTACCAATAATTGTTGAGTATGGTGAGGCTCAATTTGCTTTTTTAATGAAGTATGACACAAACAGTTTTACGCAGTATGAGGCAACACAGAATTTTGCACTCCGGACAATCAGTGAAATTATAGAGTCCAGTGCCATCAATGATGATTTTGTAGATGCATATGGACATTTGCTTGATTTGGATGTTGATTTGTCTTACAAAGCACTGCTTTTGGAACTGCCGTCTGTTTCAGCAGTTATGCAACTACAAAAAGAGATAGATTTTGACGCGATATATGATGCACAGGATAAACTGTTGTTGCATATAGCACAAAAATACAAAGAGAAGTTGTTAGATATTTATAAGCAAAATCATCTGCCTGCATCAGCAAGCTTAGAGGCAAAATATATTGCAAAACGAGCCATAAAAAACAGAGCATTGAAAATTCTTTCCATACTGAAAAATGATGAGGTCGCAGAGTTGGCACAAAAACAGTATGAAGAATCACTCACTATGACTGACCGTATTGTTGCTTTGGATGTTTTGGAAAACTTACATGTATCGTATGCTGAAGTTGCACTGCAGGATTTTTATAACAGATATAAAGATGAAACACTCGTCATGAACAAATATTTTGCAATTTTGGCATCTTCGAGCCGTTATGATGTGCTTGAACGTGTTGAGAAACTTCAAAGAGACAAAGTGTATGATGAAAAAGTACCTAATCTTGTCCGCTCTTTAGTCGGTTCTTTCGCGCGAAACCATAAACATTTTCATGCTAAAGACGGAAGTGGGTATAAATTTCTGGCTGACAAAATCATAGAAATAGATAAAATCAATCCGCAAATAGCTTCAGGGCTCTGCGGTGCTTTTAAAGTCTGTGATAAAATGAACAAACATAATCAAGATTTGATAAAAAAAGAACTCTCGCGTGTAATTTCTACACAGGGGCTTTCAAAAAACAGTTTTGAAATTATTGACAAAATATTAAAATAAACTTAATTTACAGAGTTACTGTTTTTACAAATGCCCTGTTTTAGGCATTTGCAGGCTGTTGTCTCTTTTGCTTTTAAAATTTATGCAAAAAAGAAAGAAAATCATGTGATAACATTGTGATATTATTTTGATAAAGTTACCAAGAACTTAAATTATAGAGGAAAATTATATGGCAAGATTAGTTGTATTAGGTGGTGGTGTTGCTGGGCATACAACAGCTACATTCGCTGCAAAATGGTTAGGCTCAGATCATGAAGTTGTTGTTGTCACTCCAAATGCCAAGTGGAACTGGATTCCGTCAAACATCTGGGTGGGTGTCGGCCAAATGAAAAAAGAGGATGTGACATTTGATTTAGCACCTGTTTACGCAAAAGCGGGTATTGATTATCGTCAGGCAAAAGCAGTCTCTTTAAACCCGGAAGGTTCGCAGTCAAGTGATAAACCTTTTGTTACTATTGAGTATACAAGTGCGGATAAAGCAGGACAGACTGAAAATATAGAGTATGATTATATTGTCAATGCGACAGGACCAAAGCTGAATTTCGGAGCTACTCCAGGTTTAGGCGAAGGCAGTCAACTGGGCGAGCATACTGTTTCTGTCTGTACGGCTGACCATGCGGTACATGCTGCAGAAAAATTAAATGAAGCCATTGAAAAAATGAAAGGCGGAACCCGTCAAAAATTCCTGATAGGAACTGGACACGGCATGTGTACATGTCAGGGGGCTGCATTTGAGTATATTTTCAATATTGAGCATGAACTTAGAAAAGCCGGTGTTCGTGACATGGCCGATATGAAATGGATCTCTAACGAATCTTTTCTTGGTGACTTCGGGATGGGCGGACTGCATATGAAAGTTGGGGGATATGTTGTTTCTTCCAAACTGTTTGCAGAATCTCTTTTTGCCGAAAGAGATGTTGACTGGCTCATCGGTGCGCATACAAGCAAAGTAGAAGCAGGAAAAGTTGAGTATGAACTGCTTGACGGTTCAACCGGTGAAGAAGAGTTTGATTTTGCAATGCTTATTCCTCCTTTTGCGGGTGTTGGTTTAAAAGCCTATAACAAAGCCGGTGAAGATATTACTGATACGGTATTTGCTCCAAACGGTTTCATGAAAGTGGATGCGGACTATACGCCAAAACCATACGAAGAGTGGAAAGCAAGTGACTGGCCAAGAACATACCAAAATCCTACATATAAAAATATGTTTGCTGCAGGTATTGCTTTTGCTCCGCCGCATATTATTTCTAAACCGATGAAATCTCCAAACGGAACACCGATTAATCCTACACCGCCTAGAACTGGTATGCCTTCTGGTATCATCGGTAAAGCGGTTGCACATTCAGTTTGTGATTTGATGACAAAAGGTGAAAATGCTCATTTACATGAAGCTTCTATGGCTGAAATGGGTGCTGCCTGTGTTGCAAGTGCCG
Encoded proteins:
- a CDS encoding GGDEF domain-containing phosphodiesterase, whose product is MIQAYKHYLHILLNTEQVSEDELKEASIIIVPMIIGPVSLVWALIYIAFEQYIPALIPLFYSCVSFVNLWCYKRNKNLLIVQRVQMLLVLILPFLLMWTLGGFAQGSYVMIWAFFAPIASLIHEKEQKSQYWLYSFVALVVLSVVIDPILITHYNHTIPPLAQEVFFFLNVTAALCGIYLLLKYFIRKTDINTKEKLKEKHNELMEYTQDELTKMFYTDSLTGLPNRRALIEAKKEINNFSLLLINIDTFSQINDLYGEKFGDKVLIKFSEFLQENLKKNPECKLFRLSGDEFVLLSKEKNRDTLKNNLTKLIDEIHKHPLTIEDHDIYLNITVGISFEETELLLPTANMALKLAKKESKNIVFYNDEASLNEEYENNLKWIQEIKDAILENRIIMFFQPIMDNKTRTVTKYESLIRLVDKKGNIVTPWHFLEIAKKAKLYKKLTKIVIRKSFEAFKDNTYDFSINLTIEDILDHNMNEYIFQMLQNYGIGERVIFEIVESESIKNFDTVERFIKKVKSYGCRIAIDDFGTGYSNFEYLMKLQADFIKIDGSIIKSILNNKSSEVLTSVIISFAKEMNIKTIAEYVETKEIHEKLIEMGVNKSQGYYIDKPSADLH
- a CDS encoding DEAD/DEAH box helicase; the protein is MSFEKLGVFKPLLDAIKDLGYTEPTLVQTRAIPLVLAKKDVFATAQTGTGKTAAFVLPILQKLRKPVQGKGVRAVILSPTRELSIQIHDDISDLSKYMEIRTTILVGGKDLQKQREALKKGTEIVIATPGRLLEHIENGLSLKDVEIFVLDEADRMLDMGFTKDIRKIHPLMPKRHQTLLFSATFSDKVRRLSKLILTKPAFIETAKKNTTVDTINQVAYLVDTERKAELLAYLIGSRNFPQVLVFTRTKASADRLFEELQKDGLKCGILHGDRTKANRLKTLKQFKEGKTRVLVATDIASRGLDIEELPYVINYELPSIPEDYVHRVGRTGRAGREGEAISLIDIYEKYDIKDIEKLIGQKIPQEVVEGFEPDPTIRRKDVDEVKLKAEHKKPESKRVRHYSKNTTGIQTKRNPKKRKTTKRD
- a CDS encoding EAL domain-containing protein yields the protein MHANIRQELLHGANSVPLILKSTYHDDNLLANKPTYAQDFENIKNLTQFIRNTRLAYVYSFIRDKNNIIRFSSSSAKEKDLEQNSSDIYSFDTYTDPQLQELFNTTNFNQPLFNHSKDKWGDFYSVYILKQTKNGKKYVVGADYNIQDIITLKHILLSKILYLIVPVFFIILFYMFFNFIVVKRLNSIVKQKTDEIKKAYNVDALTQLENAKKLVYDLTKNHNGTPFFIAILDIEHFGMLNDIYGYAYGNEYLRYVAKLLQKNIPVDLKLYKLHADLFCIVNTQTMAVKTFMQKTEDILSALHQQKFTCEGYKTTLSMKAGIGEVVESSNPFIHAEIALKFAKQHNMLLALYHENMNHNKKNKRILDDIDYALQYNKVYSYLQPIYDVKQHKIIKYETLMRIERQNGEIVAPWYFLDVAKKTPLYHKLSLQMFTQVIQIAKKNPSLSFSFNISALDIQNSEFCEAIFTQAVQEDIAGQLTLEILESEEFDNFDALCEFIQKAKDARITIAMDDFGSGYSNLSNVIKLNLNYLKIDGSIVKYIASDIHYEKLFKNIINLAKELDLITIAEYIEDETIQNKAIELGIDMLQGYHIGKPLPNILD
- the pepN gene encoding aminopeptidase N; the protein is MNTEVKAKYLKDYKKPAYAIESVDLLFELFEEETFVTNTMQIKKTDASVNDLTLDAVNLELLELSLNDLKLQESRYIIEEEKLTVLNVPDAFEIKIKNKIYPQDNTELEGLYKSGDIFCTQNEPEGFRSITPFLDRPDIMSLFTTTILADKKKYPVLLSNGNKIKCHEDFKERHGVTWHDPHPKPSYLFALVAGNLGSISDEFTTIQGNKVALNIYCDLGNEQKCHHAMHSLKASMKWDEEKYGRAYDLDIYNIVAVDSFNMGAMENKGLNIFNSAYVLADTDTATDANFMGIESVIAHEYFHNWTGNRITCRDWFQLTLKEGLTVFRDQCFSADMNSAQVQRIEDVKALRERQFVEDASPTRHPIQPESYISMNNFYTATVYEKGAEVIRMVYTLLGEKNYRQAMDLYFETFDGQAVTTDDFLWAMHECGDFDLELFKRWYKQSGTPRLHVKESFENGTYSILLTQKIPDDVDGKKQKPCYYPLKMGLLDRDGSEILAKTLIISKESETFVFENLKEKPVLSINRDFSVPIIVEYGEAQFAFLMKYDTNSFTQYEATQNFALRTISEIIESSAINDDFVDAYGHLLDLDVDLSYKALLLELPSVSAVMQLQKEIDFDAIYDAQDKLLLHIAQKYKEKLLDIYKQNHLPASASLEAKYIAKRAIKNRALKILSILKNDEVAELAQKQYEESLTMTDRIVALDVLENLHVSYAEVALQDFYNRYKDETLVMNKYFAILASSSRYDVLERVEKLQRDKVYDEKVPNLVRSLVGSFARNHKHFHAKDGSGYKFLADKIIEIDKINPQIASGLCGAFKVCDKMNKHNQDLIKKELSRVISTQGLSKNSFEIIDKILK
- a CDS encoding NAD(P)/FAD-dependent oxidoreductase, whose protein sequence is MARLVVLGGGVAGHTTATFAAKWLGSDHEVVVVTPNAKWNWIPSNIWVGVGQMKKEDVTFDLAPVYAKAGIDYRQAKAVSLNPEGSQSSDKPFVTIEYTSADKAGQTENIEYDYIVNATGPKLNFGATPGLGEGSQLGEHTVSVCTADHAVHAAEKLNEAIEKMKGGTRQKFLIGTGHGMCTCQGAAFEYIFNIEHELRKAGVRDMADMKWISNESFLGDFGMGGLHMKVGGYVVSSKLFAESLFAERDVDWLIGAHTSKVEAGKVEYELLDGSTGEEEFDFAMLIPPFAGVGLKAYNKAGEDITDTVFAPNGFMKVDADYTPKPYEEWKASDWPRTYQNPTYKNMFAAGIAFAPPHIISKPMKSPNGTPINPTPPRTGMPSGIIGKAVAHSVCDLMTKGENAHLHEASMAEMGAACVASAGKGVFDGTAAAMTVYPVVPDFEKYPGTGRDTDYTFGEIGLAGHWIKHILHYLFIYKAKLNPGWTLIPE